A portion of the Sebastes fasciatus isolate fSebFas1 chromosome 2, fSebFas1.pri, whole genome shotgun sequence genome contains these proteins:
- the LOC141757668 gene encoding uncharacterized protein LOC141757668 isoform X2 — translation MVSSPQWLVVISVRMPGMCSVPGCKGYRKARSRGVVFHSLPTRDPQRCRLWLKAIHSPKFNEHTPVGKYGNIIVCSQHFKPDDYEPDIQAELMKTTPRKILKSNVIPTVFSGGQQEDLSGGQPEDLSSSLPAEDSSRTEVTSTSSQAPSLSVQGNGVDTASPSPSLPSPVTSVAPSTSPQPPAPAERSEGLCSVASVDRLSESFQQETESSSTATSKSDENADKDSSQSKTIVNDSCLMELFKKCQTCGRPITKKTVSHCGAQKKVRWSCLGGHRGIWMSSPHLWEAFPEIHLLTTLSVLFSGGTFTHFKKWAKHLHLNFMGHKTFFEIQKAYLNPEIKPMNRIEQEGIFAKGFHQQPEGALLHFSDPLKKIKSKSRRREKGALSSSYEKRSSILMTSTGTCMHEPTALSSLWRLSASESYEKRSSMLMTSTGTCMHESTALLSLWRLSASESYEKRSSILMTSAGTCMHDPTALLSLWRLSASESGRRHQQDDDEHQSETTEVASEVEWLQDSFEEMEVTIDDDDCNSVKNRLSDLDSDMENLVETTEQSAPAADNSCDEDIYVPTIHQRSTTSEFLLECEEEELEPWQKHTLRVRLKEEDDVGEWSDDQTDCKPDPSTLQSWLAGQHTPTPEACGVVHTSEVHQISNNSASLSSVHSPEVYTTSSIQLQSNQSSSQTLFVPFSLPCFTVLKLESSGTSDKQRIINLKWQ, via the exons ATGGTTTCTTCTCCACAGTGGTTAGTTGTTATCAGTGTGAGGATGCCGGGGATGTGCTCGGTGCCAGGCTGTAAGGGCTACAGGAAGGCCCGGTCCCGGGGAGTGGTCTTCCACTCTCTGCCCACCAGAGACCCGCAGCGGTGCAGACTCTGGTTAAAGGCCATTCACAGCCCCAAGTTCAACGAACACACACCAGTAGGGAAATACGGCAACATCATAGTCTGCAGCCAGCATTTCAAACCGGACGATTACGAACCGGACATACAAGCAGAACTTATGAAAACAACTCCCCGAAAGATCCTCAAGTCCAACGTGATCCCTACTGTCTTCTCTGGAGGACAACAGGAGGACCTCAGTGGAGGACAGCCAGAGGACCTCAGCTCATCTCTGCCAGCTGAAGACAGCAGCCGAACTGAG GTTACAAGTACATCTTCACAGGCTCCTTCGTTGAGTGTCCAAGGTAATGGTGTGGATACGGCGTCACCTTCTCCCTCCCTGCCAAGTCCT GTTACCTCAGTAGCTCCAAGCACATCACCCCAGCCCCCTGCTCCAGCTGAACGCAGCGAAGGTTTGTGCAGTGTGGCATCTGTGGATCGTCTGAGTGAGAGCTTCCAACAAGAGACTGAGTCAAGCTCGACAGCAACATCCAAATCAGATGAGAACGCAGACAAAGACTCGAGTCAGTCAAAGACTATTGTGAATGACAGCTGTTTGATGGAGCTGTTCAAGAAGTGTCAGACGTGTGGACGGCCCATAACAAAGAAGACGGTGTCTCACTGCGGTGCACAGAAGAAGGTGAGGTGGAGCTGCCTTGGCGGACACAGGGGCATATGGATGTCATCACCTCACCTTTGGGAGGCGTTTCCTGAAATCCACCTCCTCACAACTCTTTCCGTCCTTTTCTCCGGAGGCACTTTTACACACTTTAAAAAATGGGCCAAACACCTGCACCTGAATTTCATGGGGCATAAAACCTTTTTTGAAATTCAAAAGGCATACCTTAACCCCGAAATTAAACCGATGAACAGGATTGAGCAGGAGGGGATCTTTGCAAAGGGGTTCCACCAACAGCCTGAAGGCGCTCTTCTTCACTTTTCAG ATCCTCTGAAGAAAATTAAGTCCAAGTcgaggagaagagagaagggGGCTCTGTCGTCAAG TTATGAAAAGAGATCCTCGATATTGATGACCTCTACTGGAACGTGTATGCACGAGCCTACTGCGCTATCAAGTCTGTGGCGTCTGTCGGCCTCTGAAAG TTATGAAAAGAGATCCTCGATGTTGATGACCTCTACTGGAACGTGTATGCACGAGTCTACTGCACTATTAAGTCTGTGGCGTCTGTCGGCCTCTGAAAG TTATGAAAAGAGATCCTCGATATTGATGACCTCTGCTGGAACGTGTATGCACGATCCTACTGCACTATTAAGTCTGTGGCGTCTGTCGGCCTCTGAAAG TGGTAGACGGCACCAGCAAGATGATGATGAACATCAGAGTGAAACCACAGAAGTGGCATCAGAGGTGGAGTGGCTCCAGGACAG TTTTGAAGAGATGGAGGTCACCATTGACGACGATGACTGCAACAGCGTGAAGAACAGACT ATCTGACTTGGATAGTGATATGGAAAACCTCGTAGAAACAACTGAGCAGAGTGCTCcagcagctgataacagctgtgATGAAGACATCTACGTACCAACAATTCATCAGAG GTCCACAACGTCTGAGTTTTTACTGGAATGTgaagaggaggagctggagccgTGGCAGAAACACACTTTACGTGTTCGCTTGAAAGAAGAGGATGATGTTGGAGAGTGGA GTGATGACCAAACAGATTGTAAACCAGATCCTTCAACTCTTCAGAGCTGGTTAGCTGGTCAGCACACACCAACACCTGAGGCCTGCGGTGTTGTCCACACTTCTGAGGTGCATCAAATCAGCAACAACTCCGCGTCCTTATCCAGCGTCCATAGTCCTGAAGTATATACAACGTCATCTATCCAGCTGCAGTCAAACCAGTCCAGCTCACAGACCCTCTTTGTACCTTTTTCTCTGCCGTGCTTTACCGTACTTAAACTTGAATCATCTGGCACATCAGACAAACAACGAATAAtaaacttaaagtggcagtag
- the LOC141757668 gene encoding uncharacterized protein LOC141757668 isoform X1, translating into MVSSPQWLVVISVRMPGMCSVPGCKGYRKARSRGVVFHSLPTRDPQRCRLWLKAIHSPKFNEHTPVGKYGNIIVCSQHFKPDDYEPDIQAELMKTTPRKILKSNVIPTVFSGGQQEDLSGGQPEDLSSSLPAEDSSRTEAKAPSTAAQASTSVVSDSSVLRWASVSTSVTSTSSQAPSLSVQGNGVDTASPSPSLPSPVTSVAPSTSPQPPAPAERSEGLCSVASVDRLSESFQQETESSSTATSKSDENADKDSSQSKTIVNDSCLMELFKKCQTCGRPITKKTVSHCGAQKKVRWSCLGGHRGIWMSSPHLWEAFPEIHLLTTLSVLFSGGTFTHFKKWAKHLHLNFMGHKTFFEIQKAYLNPEIKPMNRIEQEGIFAKGFHQQPEGALLHFSDPLKKIKSKSRRREKGALSSSYEKRSSILMTSTGTCMHEPTALSSLWRLSASESYEKRSSMLMTSTGTCMHESTALLSLWRLSASESYEKRSSILMTSAGTCMHDPTALLSLWRLSASESGRRHQQDDDEHQSETTEVASEVEWLQDSFEEMEVTIDDDDCNSVKNRLSDLDSDMENLVETTEQSAPAADNSCDEDIYVPTIHQRSTTSEFLLECEEEELEPWQKHTLRVRLKEEDDVGEWSDDQTDCKPDPSTLQSWLAGQHTPTPEACGVVHTSEVHQISNNSASLSSVHSPEVYTTSSIQLQSNQSSSQTLFVPFSLPCFTVLKLESSGTSDKQRIINLKWQ; encoded by the exons ATGGTTTCTTCTCCACAGTGGTTAGTTGTTATCAGTGTGAGGATGCCGGGGATGTGCTCGGTGCCAGGCTGTAAGGGCTACAGGAAGGCCCGGTCCCGGGGAGTGGTCTTCCACTCTCTGCCCACCAGAGACCCGCAGCGGTGCAGACTCTGGTTAAAGGCCATTCACAGCCCCAAGTTCAACGAACACACACCAGTAGGGAAATACGGCAACATCATAGTCTGCAGCCAGCATTTCAAACCGGACGATTACGAACCGGACATACAAGCAGAACTTATGAAAACAACTCCCCGAAAGATCCTCAAGTCCAACGTGATCCCTACTGTCTTCTCTGGAGGACAACAGGAGGACCTCAGTGGAGGACAGCCAGAGGACCTCAGCTCATCTCTGCCAGCTGAAGACAGCAGCCGAACTGAG GCGAAGGCTCCCAGTACAGCTGCTCAAGCCTCCACCTCAGTGGTTTCAGATTCCAGCGTGTTGAGATGGGCCTCTGTGTCAACTTCA GTTACAAGTACATCTTCACAGGCTCCTTCGTTGAGTGTCCAAGGTAATGGTGTGGATACGGCGTCACCTTCTCCCTCCCTGCCAAGTCCT GTTACCTCAGTAGCTCCAAGCACATCACCCCAGCCCCCTGCTCCAGCTGAACGCAGCGAAGGTTTGTGCAGTGTGGCATCTGTGGATCGTCTGAGTGAGAGCTTCCAACAAGAGACTGAGTCAAGCTCGACAGCAACATCCAAATCAGATGAGAACGCAGACAAAGACTCGAGTCAGTCAAAGACTATTGTGAATGACAGCTGTTTGATGGAGCTGTTCAAGAAGTGTCAGACGTGTGGACGGCCCATAACAAAGAAGACGGTGTCTCACTGCGGTGCACAGAAGAAGGTGAGGTGGAGCTGCCTTGGCGGACACAGGGGCATATGGATGTCATCACCTCACCTTTGGGAGGCGTTTCCTGAAATCCACCTCCTCACAACTCTTTCCGTCCTTTTCTCCGGAGGCACTTTTACACACTTTAAAAAATGGGCCAAACACCTGCACCTGAATTTCATGGGGCATAAAACCTTTTTTGAAATTCAAAAGGCATACCTTAACCCCGAAATTAAACCGATGAACAGGATTGAGCAGGAGGGGATCTTTGCAAAGGGGTTCCACCAACAGCCTGAAGGCGCTCTTCTTCACTTTTCAG ATCCTCTGAAGAAAATTAAGTCCAAGTcgaggagaagagagaagggGGCTCTGTCGTCAAG TTATGAAAAGAGATCCTCGATATTGATGACCTCTACTGGAACGTGTATGCACGAGCCTACTGCGCTATCAAGTCTGTGGCGTCTGTCGGCCTCTGAAAG TTATGAAAAGAGATCCTCGATGTTGATGACCTCTACTGGAACGTGTATGCACGAGTCTACTGCACTATTAAGTCTGTGGCGTCTGTCGGCCTCTGAAAG TTATGAAAAGAGATCCTCGATATTGATGACCTCTGCTGGAACGTGTATGCACGATCCTACTGCACTATTAAGTCTGTGGCGTCTGTCGGCCTCTGAAAG TGGTAGACGGCACCAGCAAGATGATGATGAACATCAGAGTGAAACCACAGAAGTGGCATCAGAGGTGGAGTGGCTCCAGGACAG TTTTGAAGAGATGGAGGTCACCATTGACGACGATGACTGCAACAGCGTGAAGAACAGACT ATCTGACTTGGATAGTGATATGGAAAACCTCGTAGAAACAACTGAGCAGAGTGCTCcagcagctgataacagctgtgATGAAGACATCTACGTACCAACAATTCATCAGAG GTCCACAACGTCTGAGTTTTTACTGGAATGTgaagaggaggagctggagccgTGGCAGAAACACACTTTACGTGTTCGCTTGAAAGAAGAGGATGATGTTGGAGAGTGGA GTGATGACCAAACAGATTGTAAACCAGATCCTTCAACTCTTCAGAGCTGGTTAGCTGGTCAGCACACACCAACACCTGAGGCCTGCGGTGTTGTCCACACTTCTGAGGTGCATCAAATCAGCAACAACTCCGCGTCCTTATCCAGCGTCCATAGTCCTGAAGTATATACAACGTCATCTATCCAGCTGCAGTCAAACCAGTCCAGCTCACAGACCCTCTTTGTACCTTTTTCTCTGCCGTGCTTTACCGTACTTAAACTTGAATCATCTGGCACATCAGACAAACAACGAATAAtaaacttaaagtggcagtag
- the LOC141757668 gene encoding uncharacterized protein LOC141757668 isoform X3: protein MVSSPQWLVVISVRMPGMCSVPGCKGYRKARSRGVVFHSLPTRDPQRCRLWLKAIHSPKFNEHTPVGKYGNIIVCSQHFKPDDYEPDIQAELMKTTPRKILKSNVIPTVFSGGQQEDLSGGQPEDLSSSLPAEDSSRTEAKAPSTAAQASTSVVSDSSVLRWASVSTSVTSTSSQAPSLSVQGNGVDTASPSPSLPSPVTSVAPSTSPQPPAPAERSEGLCSVASVDRLSESFQQETESSSTATSKSDENADKDSSQSKTIVNDSCLMELFKKCQTCGRPITKKTVSHCGAQKKVRWSCLGGHRGIWMSSPHLWEAFPEIHLLTTLSVLFSGGTFTHFKKWAKHLHLNFMGHKTFFEIQKAYLNPEIKPMNRIEQEGIFAKGFHQQPEGALLHFSDPLKKIKSKSRRREKGALSSSYEKRSSILMTSTGTCMHEPTALSSLWRLSASESGRRHQQDDDEHQSETTEVASEVEWLQDSFEEMEVTIDDDDCNSVKNRLSDLDSDMENLVETTELSAPAADNSCDEDIYVPTIPQRSTTSEFLLECEEEELEPWQKHTLRVRLKEEDVVGELSDDQTDCKPDPSTLQSWLAGQHTPTPEACGVVHTSEVHQISNNSASLSSIHSPEVYTTSSIQLQSDQSSSQTLSVAFSLPCFTVLKCESTGTSDKQ from the exons ATGGTTTCTTCTCCACAGTGGTTAGTTGTTATCAGTGTGAGGATGCCGGGGATGTGCTCGGTGCCAGGCTGTAAGGGCTACAGGAAGGCCCGGTCCCGGGGAGTGGTCTTCCACTCTCTGCCCACCAGAGACCCGCAGCGGTGCAGACTCTGGTTAAAGGCCATTCACAGCCCCAAGTTCAACGAACACACACCAGTAGGGAAATACGGCAACATCATAGTCTGCAGCCAGCATTTCAAACCGGACGATTACGAACCGGACATACAAGCAGAACTTATGAAAACAACTCCCCGAAAGATCCTCAAGTCCAACGTGATCCCTACTGTCTTCTCTGGAGGACAACAGGAGGACCTCAGTGGAGGACAGCCAGAGGACCTCAGCTCATCTCTGCCAGCTGAAGACAGCAGCCGAACTGAG GCGAAGGCTCCCAGTACAGCTGCTCAAGCCTCCACCTCAGTGGTTTCAGATTCCAGCGTGTTGAGATGGGCCTCTGTGTCAACTTCA GTTACAAGTACATCTTCACAGGCTCCTTCGTTGAGTGTCCAAGGTAATGGTGTGGATACGGCGTCACCTTCTCCCTCCCTGCCAAGTCCT GTTACCTCAGTAGCTCCAAGCACATCACCCCAGCCCCCTGCTCCAGCTGAACGCAGCGAAGGTTTGTGCAGTGTGGCATCTGTGGATCGTCTGAGTGAGAGCTTCCAACAAGAGACTGAGTCAAGCTCGACAGCAACATCCAAATCAGATGAGAACGCAGACAAAGACTCGAGTCAGTCAAAGACTATTGTGAATGACAGCTGTTTGATGGAGCTGTTCAAGAAGTGTCAGACGTGTGGACGGCCCATAACAAAGAAGACGGTGTCTCACTGCGGTGCACAGAAGAAGGTGAGGTGGAGCTGCCTTGGCGGACACAGGGGCATATGGATGTCATCACCTCACCTTTGGGAGGCGTTTCCTGAAATCCACCTCCTCACAACTCTTTCCGTCCTTTTCTCCGGAGGCACTTTTACACACTTTAAAAAATGGGCCAAACACCTGCACCTGAATTTCATGGGGCATAAAACCTTTTTTGAAATTCAAAAGGCATACCTTAACCCCGAAATTAAACCGATGAACAGGATTGAGCAGGAGGGGATCTTTGCAAAGGGGTTCCACCAACAGCCTGAAGGCGCTCTTCTTCACTTTTCAG ATCCTCTGAAGAAAATTAAGTCCAAGTcgaggagaagagagaagggGGCTCTGTCGTCAAG TTATGAAAAGAGATCCTCGATATTGATGACCTCTACTGGAACGTGTATGCACGAGCCTACTGCGCTATCAAGTCTGTGGCGTCTGTCGGCCTCTGAAAG TGGTAGACGGCACCAGCAAGATGATGATGAACATCAGAGTGAAACCACAGAAGTGGCATCAGAGGTGGAGTGGCTCCAAGACAG TTTTGAGGAGATGGAGGTCACCATTGACGACGATGACTGCAACAGCGTGAAGAACAGACT ATCTGACTTGGATAGTGATATGGAAAACCTCGTAGAAACAACTGAGCTGAGTGCTCcagcagctgataacagctgtgATGAAGACATCTACGTACCAACAATCCCTCAGAG GTCCACAACGTCTGAGTTTTTACTGGAATGTgaagaggaggagctggagccgTGGCAGAAACACACTTTACGTGTTCGCTTGAAAGAAGAGGATGTTGTTGGAGAGTTGA GTGATGACCAAACAGATTGTAAACCAGATCCTTCAACTCTTCAGAGCTGGTTAGCTGGTCAGCACACACCAACACCTGAGGCCTGTGGTGTTGTCCACACTTCTGAGGTGCATCAAATCAGCAACAACTCCGCGTCCTTATCCAGCATCCATAGTCCTGAAGTATATACAACGTCATCTATCCAGCTACAGTCAGACCAGTCCAGCTCACAGACCCTCTCTGTAGCTTTTTCTCTGCCGTGCTTTACCGTACTTAAATGTGAATCAACTGGCACATCAGACAAACAATGA